One window of the Pseudofrankia sp. DC12 genome contains the following:
- a CDS encoding YwqJ-related putative deaminase, producing the protein MAAILLIPQSEWIAASPRPSANPPISQPTSFIVLQQNVMPTGGLPVAAPAPGTNPSSGPAAAYSPPQASDPWSTGAIAVLYASATQPCAATPGQAGLATACQPGRPAPPVQTQKHCGWAGCTLGGLASSASHTIVSTATSAYNYARNHPVDTALNVAMVALAFVPVGGEFADGAILAARGARGIEEVGALVDSGGIDSKLVRTVDSEYDAITTKGGDRYLSIRKRGPVLTGTADALTGDVVTSLNWGTDVANLHPTLVGRLSGEGLESFYGGPSGVHGEIHGINELLWRREDAGLSTEIDGTFTFYSRRLRGAEQGDQIPRCAACESLTSGAGEIQR; encoded by the coding sequence GTGGCGGCGATTCTGTTGATCCCACAGTCGGAGTGGATCGCGGCGAGTCCGCGGCCGTCCGCGAACCCGCCCATTTCCCAGCCCACCTCGTTCATCGTGCTGCAGCAGAACGTCATGCCGACCGGCGGCCTGCCCGTCGCGGCCCCGGCCCCAGGGACGAACCCGAGCAGTGGTCCCGCCGCGGCCTACAGCCCGCCCCAGGCGAGCGACCCGTGGTCGACCGGCGCCATCGCGGTCCTCTACGCCAGCGCCACCCAGCCGTGCGCGGCCACTCCTGGCCAGGCCGGCCTCGCCACCGCCTGCCAGCCCGGCAGGCCGGCTCCGCCAGTGCAGACCCAGAAGCACTGCGGCTGGGCCGGCTGCACCCTCGGCGGCCTGGCCAGTTCCGCCAGCCACACCATCGTCAGCACCGCGACCAGCGCCTACAACTACGCGAGGAACCACCCCGTCGACACGGCGCTCAACGTCGCGATGGTCGCTCTCGCGTTCGTCCCGGTCGGTGGTGAGTTCGCCGACGGCGCCATCCTCGCCGCGCGGGGAGCGCGAGGCATCGAGGAAGTGGGAGCACTCGTTGACTCAGGTGGGATAGACTCGAAATTGGTCCGTACGGTGGACTCTGAATACGACGCGATAACGACGAAGGGCGGAGATAGGTATCTTTCTATCAGGAAGCGCGGGCCGGTCCTGACGGGAACGGCTGACGCATTGACCGGCGATGTGGTGACTTCTCTTAACTGGGGCACCGACGTTGCGAATCTGCATCCCACCTTGGTGGGTCGTCTCAGTGGAGAGGGATTGGAATCGTTTTACGGTGGTCCCTCTGGGGTGCACGGGGAGATTCACGGCATCAATGAGCTTCTCTGGCGACGGGAAGATGCTGGTTTGAGTACCGAGATCGACGGCACCTTCACCTTCTACAGCCGAAGGCTCCGAGGTGCCGAGCAAGGTGATCAGATTCCGAGGTGCGCGGCGTGTGAATCCCTCACCTCAGGCGCGGGAGAGATTCAGCGGTGA
- a CDS encoding endonuclease V, which produces MVNLDSAVGASRKTVTGLDVSYVKDTDLLAAAAVTIDIQTLGVLETAIVKGEATFPYVPGLLAFREAPALLHALEKILVTPDVLVCDGYGLAHPRRFGLACYLGVITGLPTFGVAKSSFTARFVEPGVERGSWSPLLDGDDVVGRVLRTQPGVKPVFVSVGHRIDLDEASDITLKMSPRFRVPEAIRRADSLSRAALRTGSG; this is translated from the coding sequence CTGGTAAATCTGGACAGCGCCGTCGGGGCCAGCCGGAAAACTGTCACCGGTCTCGACGTGTCCTATGTGAAAGATACTGATCTGCTGGCTGCTGCCGCAGTCACCATCGACATTCAGACGCTCGGCGTCTTGGAGACTGCGATTGTCAAGGGAGAGGCAACGTTCCCATATGTGCCGGGCCTGCTGGCATTTCGTGAGGCTCCTGCGCTGCTGCATGCCCTAGAAAAAATACTGGTCACGCCCGATGTCCTGGTATGTGACGGCTACGGTCTTGCGCATCCGAGGAGGTTCGGCCTGGCATGCTACCTCGGAGTCATAACCGGTCTCCCGACTTTCGGGGTCGCGAAGAGCTCGTTTACTGCACGCTTTGTCGAGCCTGGCGTGGAGCGCGGCTCGTGGTCGCCGCTCCTCGATGGCGATGACGTAGTTGGCCGCGTGCTGAGGACACAGCCCGGCGTAAAACCCGTATTTGTCTCGGTGGGCCATCGCATCGACCTGGACGAGGCATCCGACATAACACTTAAGATGTCTCCCAGATTCCGCGTGCCGGAAGCAATTCGCCGCGCGGATTCGCTGTCTCGAGCCGCGCTCCGGACTGGATCCGGCTGA
- a CDS encoding ATP-binding protein, whose protein sequence is MIPAAARLPGVPGLVARHGYFVVHAPRQTGKTTTLRSLAQELTASGRYAAVLTSCEPGRPWSDDVAAAEQAILRTLRDKAADGLPDDLRPPAWPEAPAGAVLSSGLTAWSKACPRPVVLFLDEIDALEGRTLISVLSQLRSGATERPANFPMSVALCGLRDLRDYKTASGGNPNRLGGPSPFNIIVESLRLGNFTPDEIRELYGQHTSDTGQPFTGEAVEQVFDLTDGQPWLVNALANEITVKMAVTPPTPITAAHVEKAAERLIQARATHLDSLVDKLNDSRVRAIIEPLITGTQPAQRPKNDDIQYVRDLGLLAQDPPVRPANPIYNEVIVRALTDGVLEYATDVPRPRAYVLPDGRMDFTRLLTEFAAFWKGNGDILVSQQIYHEAAPHLVLQAYLQRVVNGGGTVLREYGVGRGRLDLLVTWPYRSPDGAQAVQRQAIELKVRAEGDADPPDPALVQLDGYLDRLGLDTGALLLFDRRPTAPPIHERTTITARTSPAGRPITLFQG, encoded by the coding sequence ATGATCCCGGCCGCGGCGCGGCTTCCAGGGGTACCTGGACTCGTGGCGCGGCATGGCTACTTCGTCGTGCATGCTCCCCGGCAGACGGGGAAGACGACGACGCTCCGGTCGCTGGCACAGGAACTGACCGCGAGCGGCCGGTACGCGGCGGTGCTGACCTCCTGTGAGCCTGGCCGGCCCTGGTCCGATGACGTCGCCGCGGCGGAACAAGCCATCCTCCGGACTCTTCGAGACAAGGCTGCCGACGGCCTGCCTGACGATCTCCGCCCGCCGGCCTGGCCGGAGGCGCCCGCCGGGGCAGTGCTGAGCAGCGGGCTCACGGCCTGGTCGAAGGCTTGCCCACGTCCGGTGGTGCTCTTCCTTGACGAAATTGACGCCCTGGAGGGCCGCACGCTGATCAGCGTGCTCAGCCAGCTGCGCAGCGGCGCCACCGAACGGCCAGCGAACTTCCCGATGTCAGTCGCCCTCTGCGGCCTGCGCGATCTCCGCGACTACAAGACCGCCTCTGGGGGAAACCCCAACCGCCTGGGCGGTCCCAGCCCCTTCAACATCATCGTTGAGTCGCTGCGGCTCGGGAATTTCACACCCGACGAGATCCGCGAACTCTACGGTCAGCACACCTCTGACACCGGACAGCCGTTCACCGGCGAGGCCGTCGAGCAGGTCTTCGACCTGACCGACGGCCAGCCCTGGCTGGTCAACGCGCTGGCGAACGAGATCACCGTCAAGATGGCGGTGACGCCACCGACCCCAATCACCGCCGCCCACGTAGAGAAGGCAGCCGAACGCCTCATCCAGGCCCGGGCCACCCACCTGGACTCGCTGGTTGACAAGCTCAACGACTCCCGGGTCCGCGCCATCATCGAACCTTTGATCACCGGCACCCAGCCGGCACAGCGGCCGAAGAACGACGACATCCAGTACGTCCGCGACCTCGGTCTGCTCGCCCAGGACCCACCGGTCCGCCCGGCCAACCCGATCTACAACGAGGTCATCGTCCGTGCCCTGACCGACGGTGTCCTGGAATATGCGACCGACGTTCCCCGGCCTCGTGCCTATGTGCTTCCCGACGGACGGATGGACTTCACCCGCCTGCTCACCGAGTTCGCCGCCTTCTGGAAGGGCAACGGCGACATCCTCGTCTCGCAGCAGATCTACCACGAGGCCGCTCCTCATCTCGTCCTCCAGGCGTACCTCCAGCGGGTGGTGAACGGTGGTGGCACCGTCCTGCGCGAGTACGGCGTAGGCCGCGGCCGGCTCGACCTCCTCGTCACCTGGCCTTACCGCAGTCCCGACGGTGCTCAGGCCGTGCAGCGCCAAGCCATCGAGCTGAAGGTCCGCGCCGAGGGCGATGCCGACCCCCCAGACCCCGCGTTGGTCCAGCTCGACGGCTACCTCGACCGCCTCGGCCTCGACACCGGGGCGCTGCTCCTCTTCGACCGCCGGCCGACGGCTCCCCCCATCCACGAGCGCACGACCATCACCGCCAGGACCAGCCCAGCCGGCCGGCCGATCACCCTGTTCCAGGGATAA
- a CDS encoding ISAs1 family transposase, giving the protein MSSCQTGAALSSGLDNAGKEKIGRLLAMLRLVKDFRDARGRVYDLEFVLATATVATLAGATCYREIGSEAADLSQGLLAALGAPYGLFRGCYTVPCESTIRETLKGVNSHVLDLVVGTWLHEQATRDHNGDLVIALDGKVLRGAWSTENQQFTLFSAMTHNQGVVIAQTKVPADTNEITQVANLLKNIKHERGRTVITADAAHTQVKTAILLWKKRIDYVFTVKGNQPKLFQQIFDRLLPVIQKTPGHEVEECSRGSIKRWTTWTRPVDDIRFPRARTIAVICREEFDLTGARLSKEYAFIVTSLRGERAAPDAIHTHVRMHWGIENRVHYVRDTTWREDACQAHQENGPHNLAILRNLALGLLRLHGVTKIKETVQEIGRDRNRAVQYLAT; this is encoded by the coding sequence GTGTCATCATGCCAGACCGGCGCCGCTTTGTCGAGCGGCCTTGACAACGCCGGCAAAGAAAAAATCGGTCGACTTCTTGCCATGCTGCGTCTTGTGAAGGATTTCCGCGACGCCCGGGGCCGGGTTTACGACCTCGAGTTCGTGCTTGCCACGGCGACCGTCGCGACGCTCGCTGGCGCCACGTGTTACCGCGAGATCGGAAGCGAGGCGGCCGACCTCTCCCAAGGGCTCCTCGCCGCACTCGGCGCGCCCTACGGCCTTTTTCGGGGCTGCTACACCGTTCCCTGCGAATCCACCATCCGCGAGACCCTCAAAGGAGTCAACTCGCATGTGCTGGACCTGGTCGTCGGCACCTGGCTGCACGAACAAGCGACCCGCGATCACAACGGCGATCTGGTGATCGCCCTGGACGGTAAGGTCTTGCGCGGCGCTTGGAGCACGGAGAACCAGCAGTTCACGCTGTTCTCTGCCATGACTCACAACCAGGGGGTCGTCATCGCCCAGACCAAGGTCCCCGCGGATACCAACGAGATCACCCAGGTCGCGAACCTACTCAAAAACATCAAACACGAGCGCGGCCGAACCGTCATCACCGCAGACGCCGCGCACACGCAGGTCAAAACCGCGATCCTACTCTGGAAAAAACGAATCGACTACGTGTTCACTGTCAAGGGGAACCAGCCGAAGCTCTTCCAGCAAATCTTCGATCGCCTCCTGCCGGTTATTCAGAAAACACCGGGGCATGAGGTCGAGGAATGCTCCCGCGGAAGTATCAAGCGCTGGACGACTTGGACGCGACCCGTGGATGACATCCGTTTCCCACGGGCCCGAACAATAGCCGTCATCTGCCGCGAAGAATTCGATCTCACCGGCGCCCGTCTCAGCAAGGAATACGCCTTCATTGTCACCAGCCTGCGCGGTGAGCGCGCCGCTCCGGACGCTATCCACACCCACGTCCGAATGCACTGGGGCATAGAGAACCGTGTCCATTACGTCCGCGACACCACCTGGCGGGAAGATGCCTGCCAAGCCCACCAAGAAAACGGCCCGCACAATCTCGCGATCCTCCGCAATCTCGCGCTCGGCCTACTACGCCTCCACGGCGTCACCAAGATCAAGGAAACTGTGCAGGAGATTGGCCGCGACCGTAATAGAGCCGTCCAGTACCTCGCTACCTAG
- a CDS encoding HNH endonuclease, giving the protein MGKNFALANQTGLQRTPQGYPWHHHQDPGLMQLVESGVHSRTGHTGGFSRGGS; this is encoded by the coding sequence CTGGGTAAGAACTTTGCCCTGGCGAACCAGACTGGTCTGCAGCGGACACCGCAAGGCTATCCTTGGCATCACCATCAGGATCCGGGACTGATGCAGCTCGTCGAGAGCGGTGTCCACAGCCGGACTGGTCACACTGGGGGCTTCTCGCGTGGGGGTTCGTGA
- a CDS encoding SMI1/KNR4 family protein: MEDFFQDDDYYTGPPLCDDLIAAAQSAVGFVLPRVYVDALRLRNGGIPKRRCFRTSFKTSWAPDHFEISAILGLGGELGIDSVDSGSRVLIEEWGYPDIGVVICAMPSGGHDAVMLDYSECGPMGVPGVAYVDEDRAPQRISKSFEEFIERLDFCALPGDP, from the coding sequence ATGGAGGATTTCTTCCAGGACGATGACTACTACACGGGACCACCACTTTGCGATGACCTGATCGCAGCAGCTCAGTCGGCCGTAGGTTTTGTCCTTCCTCGGGTGTACGTCGATGCCCTGCGGCTTCGGAATGGCGGTATACCGAAGCGCAGATGTTTTCGGACGAGTTTCAAGACATCCTGGGCCCCGGATCACTTTGAGATTTCTGCGATTCTTGGACTCGGCGGAGAGCTAGGGATTGATTCGGTCGACTCCGGGAGCCGTGTGCTTATTGAAGAGTGGGGATACCCTGATATTGGGGTCGTAATTTGTGCCATGCCCTCGGGTGGTCATGATGCGGTGATGTTGGACTACTCTGAGTGTGGCCCGATGGGCGTACCGGGCGTGGCCTACGTCGATGAAGACCGCGCCCCCCAGCGCATCTCGAAATCATTCGAAGAATTTATCGAGAGGCTCGATTTCTGCGCATTGCCAGGCGATCCGTGA